Proteins encoded together in one Candidatus Omnitrophota bacterium window:
- the recJ gene encoding single-stranded-DNA-specific exonuclease RecJ: MPKKWFIKTPNPHLQVQLSNVLKIHPIVSQLLVNRGVKTPEEAKQFLFSDFKDLHDPFLLKDMDKAVNRIRQAKDNGEVVLVFGDYDVDGVTSSAILTKALKKLGIKVINHIPHRLTDGYGLNHEIAKEAKEKGVSLLISVDCGISAIEEAKTLKDNGIDVIIVDHHEPLKENVPDAVAVIDPKRKDCPYPFGGLAAVALAFKLAQALHGTQYIEDLDLVALGTIADVVPLYGENRIFVKSGLPAIEKTKNFGLRALMDGARIKKKLTPRHVGFILGPRINAMGRIDSAEKSLQLLLSESADEARGIAQVLEDHNKQRQKMQTEIIDAALKKVEQEVNFKTDRVIVVGEQGWHRGVVGIVAARIMDTYYRPTIVLSIEEGIAVGSARSIQGFHLFDALSQCSSLLENYGGHKYAAGLTVREENISGLREKMNRIACDTLCAEDLIPSLSIDCEIALSDVNMNLVNLVNKLEPYGEGNPEPIFCSRAVTVKSPAVVLGRGTLKFWVTDGINVFSAVGFGMESYRNVVEQGKKVDLAYKVSIDDWNKEPTVQLELKDIKEA, translated from the coding sequence CAAAACTCCTGAAGAAGCAAAGCAATTTCTGTTTAGCGATTTTAAAGATTTACACGATCCTTTTTTGCTTAAAGATATGGATAAGGCTGTTAATCGTATCAGGCAAGCAAAAGATAACGGGGAAGTTGTCCTTGTTTTTGGGGACTATGATGTTGACGGAGTGACTTCTTCTGCGATTCTAACAAAGGCGCTAAAGAAATTGGGAATCAAGGTCATTAATCATATTCCGCATCGTTTAACTGATGGGTATGGATTAAATCATGAGATTGCAAAAGAAGCAAAAGAAAAAGGTGTGAGCCTTTTGATTTCTGTTGATTGTGGCATTAGTGCAATCGAAGAGGCTAAGACATTAAAAGATAATGGAATTGATGTGATTATTGTTGATCATCATGAGCCTTTGAAAGAAAACGTTCCAGACGCTGTTGCTGTCATTGATCCAAAGCGCAAAGATTGTCCGTATCCGTTTGGAGGGTTGGCTGCTGTTGCTTTGGCCTTTAAGCTGGCGCAAGCTTTGCATGGAACGCAATATATCGAAGATCTTGATTTGGTAGCCTTGGGAACGATTGCAGATGTTGTTCCTCTTTATGGAGAAAATCGAATTTTTGTAAAATCAGGATTGCCGGCCATTGAAAAAACAAAGAATTTTGGACTTAGGGCTCTTATGGATGGCGCACGGATCAAAAAGAAATTAACGCCGCGCCATGTTGGATTTATTTTAGGGCCTCGTATTAATGCCATGGGTCGCATTGATTCAGCCGAAAAATCTCTGCAACTTCTTTTAAGTGAGAGCGCTGATGAGGCAAGAGGCATTGCGCAGGTTTTAGAGGATCACAATAAGCAACGTCAAAAAATGCAAACTGAAATTATTGATGCGGCGCTTAAAAAAGTAGAGCAAGAAGTGAATTTTAAGACAGATCGAGTTATTGTTGTTGGAGAACAAGGATGGCACAGAGGAGTTGTTGGCATTGTTGCTGCAAGGATTATGGATACTTATTATCGGCCTACCATTGTTCTTTCAATTGAAGAGGGCATAGCTGTAGGATCGGCTAGATCGATTCAAGGATTTCATCTTTTTGATGCGCTTAGCCAATGCTCGTCTTTGTTGGAAAATTATGGTGGACATAAATATGCAGCTGGCTTGACGGTTCGGGAAGAAAATATTTCGGGTCTTCGAGAGAAGATGAACAGAATTGCTTGTGATACTCTTTGTGCAGAAGATCTTATTCCGAGCCTTTCGATTGATTGTGAGATTGCTCTTTCGGATGTTAATATGAATTTGGTTAATCTGGTTAATAAGCTTGAGCCTTATGGGGAAGGAAATCCAGAGCCTATTTTTTGCTCGAGAGCGGTAACCGTGAAAAGTCCGGCTGTTGTGTTGGGTAGAGGGACACTAAAATTTTGGGTTACAGATGGCATTAATGTTTTTTCTGCAGTTGGATTTGGAATGGAAAGTTATCGCAACGTTGTTGAGCAGGGTAAGAAAGTAGATCTTGCCTATAAAGTTTCAATCGATGATTGGAATAAAGAGCCAACAGTCCAATTAGAGTTAAAGGATATCAAGGAAGCTTAA
- the rpmB gene encoding 50S ribosomal protein L28: MAKSCEICGKTSIAGRKYKRRGMAVRKGGAGQKIVGKSPRRFSPNLQSVKIVLKNSTKRTSVCTKCIKAGKITKAA, encoded by the coding sequence ATGGCAAAATCATGCGAAATATGTGGAAAAACCTCGATCGCTGGACGTAAATACAAAAGGCGTGGTATGGCTGTCCGAAAAGGCGGTGCAGGTCAAAAAATTGTCGGAAAATCTCCAAGACGATTTAGCCCAAATCTGCAAAGCGTTAAAATTGTTTTAAAGAACTCTACCAAAAGAACTTCTGTCTGCACAAAGTGTATCAAAGCTGGAAAAATTACAAAAGCAGCCTAA
- a CDS encoding UvrD-helicase domain-containing protein, translated as MPNEIASKLNPEQKKSVMHGDGPLLIIAGAGTGKTTVITRRIAHLIVDEKVKPSEILALTFTDKAAYQMQEKVDILVPYGFTDTWISTFHSFGDRVLRENALEIGLDPDFKVLTRPQAAVFFQENLFKFQLNHFRPLGNPIKFVDAMISLFSRALDEDVSPEEYLKHAESLKKESAENPKDDALKQESECQMELAICYKQYQDLLLKEGKLDFANQFYLSLKLLREHPRVLKRYQNQFRYILVDEFQDTNYAQFELVKILLSQNNNLTVVADDDQSIYKWRGAAVSNIMNFVQLYPDSEKIALTQNYRSTQNILDASYRLIQNNNPDRFEVQAKIDKKLISQNKKGQDPKHIHFDTLSSEADWVSEYISECIDQKKYVYNDFAILVRSNATADPFIRALNMRGIPWQFSGNQGLYSLKEVRLCIHFLRMIANPGDSLSLFYLATSSIYQIPAVELTQMMHHAKRRQWDLFYTLKHIDQIQEFLELSDEFLEKKDQFLKDVEKYIDWAKDYTTGRLLYTFLTDTGFIAGLVREQNIENEDTLRNIAKFFDVVKNFEHVTNEDRVLYFIQYLDMMINVGDDPAVAEADIDTSAVNVMTIHKAKGLEFPVVFMVSLIEKKFPWPRRSDPIELPSELIKDILPLGDFHIQEERRLFYVGMTRAKEELFLTSAVDYGTKQPRKVSRFVVESVEEKRDAYTIKTTALQAIERNAPSAVPFVSAKKIIDDKEILKLSYYQIDDYLTCPLKYKYIHILRVPIMTHHTVAYGKALHDAVQLYHQRKMDGKDVSLDDVVQAFERSFQKQGFLSREHIELRIQGAKQALEEFYLQQERLKIIPSFVEKEFSFMIENNRMVGRWDRVDVVDGVATVIDFKSSEIKKQVDADKKAKANLQLNLYSLAYEKMTGTLPAFKELHFLETGLVGRAEVTQKDIDKILAAIKDASDGIRKGTFDPKPDFLACSYCAYNQICPKVKINLA; from the coding sequence ATGCCTAACGAGATTGCCTCAAAGCTCAATCCTGAGCAAAAAAAATCTGTAATGCATGGCGATGGGCCACTTTTGATTATTGCCGGAGCAGGTACCGGCAAGACAACGGTTATTACGCGTCGCATTGCACATCTGATTGTGGATGAAAAAGTTAAGCCGAGTGAAATATTGGCGCTGACTTTTACAGATAAAGCGGCTTATCAGATGCAGGAAAAAGTCGATATCTTGGTCCCGTATGGTTTTACGGATACATGGATTTCAACGTTTCATTCATTTGGAGATCGGGTTTTAAGAGAAAATGCTTTAGAGATTGGACTTGATCCAGATTTTAAAGTTTTGACTCGACCGCAAGCGGCTGTTTTTTTTCAGGAAAATCTTTTTAAATTTCAACTTAATCATTTTCGTCCGCTAGGAAATCCTATTAAATTTGTTGATGCGATGATTTCTCTTTTTTCAAGAGCGCTCGATGAAGATGTTTCTCCGGAAGAATATCTAAAACATGCAGAAAGCCTTAAAAAGGAGTCTGCGGAAAATCCAAAAGACGATGCTCTCAAACAAGAATCAGAGTGTCAGATGGAACTTGCGATTTGCTATAAGCAGTATCAGGATCTTCTTTTAAAAGAGGGGAAACTTGATTTTGCAAATCAATTTTATTTATCTTTAAAGTTGTTGCGTGAGCATCCGCGTGTTCTAAAGAGATATCAAAATCAGTTTCGTTATATTTTGGTTGATGAGTTTCAGGATACCAATTATGCGCAATTCGAGCTTGTGAAGATTTTGTTATCACAAAACAATAATTTGACTGTTGTTGCGGATGACGATCAATCGATTTATAAATGGCGTGGAGCTGCTGTGAGCAATATTATGAATTTTGTTCAACTGTATCCTGATAGCGAAAAAATTGCGCTGACACAAAATTATCGATCAACACAAAATATCTTGGATGCCTCGTATCGCTTGATTCAAAATAATAATCCTGATCGTTTTGAGGTGCAAGCCAAGATCGATAAAAAGCTAATTTCTCAGAATAAAAAAGGACAGGATCCAAAACATATCCATTTTGATACGTTGTCTTCTGAGGCCGATTGGGTATCTGAATATATTAGCGAGTGCATCGATCAAAAGAAATATGTATATAACGATTTTGCTATTCTTGTCCGATCTAATGCTACAGCGGATCCTTTTATTCGCGCATTAAATATGCGCGGCATTCCATGGCAGTTTAGTGGCAACCAAGGATTGTATTCTCTTAAAGAAGTCCGGCTGTGTATTCATTTTTTGCGCATGATTGCTAATCCTGGTGATTCATTAAGCTTGTTTTATTTGGCGACGTCAAGTATTTATCAGATTCCAGCAGTCGAATTAACGCAAATGATGCATCATGCCAAGAGAAGACAATGGGATTTATTTTATACGTTAAAGCATATAGACCAAATTCAAGAGTTTTTGGAGTTGTCTGATGAATTTCTTGAAAAAAAGGATCAGTTTCTCAAGGATGTCGAGAAGTATATCGATTGGGCAAAAGATTATACAACAGGAAGATTGCTTTATACGTTTTTGACTGACACAGGTTTTATTGCGGGTCTTGTTAGAGAACAAAATATCGAAAACGAAGATACGTTAAGAAATATTGCAAAGTTTTTTGATGTTGTTAAGAATTTCGAACATGTGACTAATGAAGATCGTGTTTTATATTTTATTCAGTATTTGGATATGATGATTAATGTCGGAGATGATCCTGCGGTTGCAGAGGCGGATATTGATACGTCTGCGGTTAATGTAATGACAATACATAAAGCTAAAGGATTAGAGTTTCCAGTTGTTTTTATGGTTAGCTTGATTGAAAAGAAATTTCCGTGGCCAAGGCGGAGTGATCCGATTGAACTCCCTTCTGAGCTTATCAAAGACATTTTACCTTTAGGTGATTTTCATATTCAAGAGGAGAGAAGACTTTTTTATGTTGGAATGACGCGTGCCAAGGAAGAATTGTTTTTGACATCTGCGGTTGATTACGGGACAAAACAGCCTAGGAAAGTAAGCCGTTTTGTTGTTGAATCTGTTGAAGAGAAAAGAGATGCCTATACGATTAAGACAACGGCACTGCAAGCTATTGAGCGAAATGCTCCTAGTGCAGTACCGTTTGTTTCTGCAAAGAAAATTATTGATGACAAAGAGATTCTAAAGTTAAGTTATTATCAGATTGATGATTATTTGACCTGTCCGTTAAAATACAAATATATTCATATTCTTCGCGTGCCGATTATGACGCATCATACGGTTGCCTATGGAAAAGCACTTCATGATGCCGTTCAGCTTTATCATCAGAGAAAGATGGATGGCAAGGATGTTTCTTTGGATGACGTTGTTCAAGCGTTTGAACGTTCATTTCAAAAGCAGGGATTTTTGTCCAGAGAACATATTGAGCTTCGTATTCAAGGAGCGAAGCAGGCGCTGGAAGAGTTCTATTTACAACAAGAGCGACTAAAAATTATTCCGTCGTTTGTTGAAAAAGAATTTTCATTTATGATTGAAAATAATCGCATGGTTGGCCGATGGGACCGTGTCGATGTTGTTGATGGAGTGGCAACTGTTATTGATTTTAAATCGTCGGAAATTAAAAAGCAGGTTGATGCGGATAAAAAAGCAAAAGCAAACTTACAGCTTAATCTTTATAGCCTTGCGTATGAAAAAATGACTGGAACACTTCCTGCTTTTAAGGAGCTTCATTTTCTAGAGACAGGATTGGTTGGGCGTGCAGAAGTTACTCAAAAGGATATTGATAAAATTTTAGCGGCTATCAAAGACGCTTCTGATGGTATTCGAAAGGGAACATTTGACCCTAAACCAGATTTTTTAGCTTGTTCCTATTGCGCATATAATCAAATTTGTCCAAAAGTTAAAATTAATTTGGCATAA
- a CDS encoding aldolase catalytic domain-containing protein yields the protein MYREQIKVLDCTIRDGGLINNHDFDIKFVREVYKAVSQSGADYIELGYKNSKHLFSEKEYGLWKFCEDDVIHQVVDGIESNAKVSVMVDIGRVNIDDVKPAADSPVDMVRVACYVKDIDKAIAMVNDFHGKGYETTINIMAISRDQGPELTQALRQVEKECQAKAIYIVDSFGALYQESVEDLVKQFKDILKTKEVGFHGHNNQQLGFGNTIEAIIHGANFLDATVYGIGRAAGNCPLELLLGFLKNPKFDIRPLLDLISKEFIPLRNKIEWGYIIPYAIAGMLNEHPKLAMALRESEHKENYREFYESLVSTETE from the coding sequence ATGTATCGGGAGCAAATTAAAGTTTTAGATTGTACGATCCGCGATGGGGGATTGATTAATAATCATGATTTTGATATTAAGTTTGTCCGTGAAGTCTATAAGGCTGTTTCTCAGTCTGGGGCTGATTATATTGAGCTTGGGTACAAGAACTCTAAACATCTTTTTTCTGAAAAAGAATATGGGCTATGGAAATTTTGTGAAGATGATGTAATCCATCAGGTTGTTGATGGTATCGAATCTAATGCCAAGGTTTCGGTTATGGTTGATATTGGACGTGTTAATATTGATGATGTGAAGCCTGCGGCGGACAGTCCTGTGGATATGGTGAGAGTTGCTTGTTATGTTAAAGATATTGATAAAGCCATTGCTATGGTTAATGATTTTCATGGGAAAGGTTATGAAACAACCATCAATATTATGGCTATTTCACGTGATCAGGGGCCAGAACTTACGCAAGCTTTGCGTCAAGTTGAAAAAGAATGTCAAGCTAAGGCGATTTATATTGTTGATAGTTTTGGCGCTCTTTATCAGGAATCTGTTGAAGATTTAGTCAAGCAGTTTAAAGATATTTTAAAGACAAAAGAGGTTGGATTTCATGGACATAATAATCAGCAGCTTGGATTTGGAAACACTATTGAGGCGATTATTCATGGAGCAAATTTTTTGGATGCGACTGTTTATGGGATTGGGCGTGCGGCAGGCAATTGTCCCTTGGAGCTTTTGCTAGGATTTTTGAAAAATCCAAAATTTGATATTCGTCCACTTTTAGATTTAATTTCTAAAGAATTTATTCCATTGCGTAATAAAATTGAATGGGGATATATTATTCCTTATGCGATTGCTGGCATGCTTAATGAGCATCCTAAGCTTGCGATGGCGTTGCGTGAAAGTGAGCATAAAGAAAATTATCGTGAGTTTTACGAAAGCTTAGTAAGCACGGAAACAGAATAA
- a CDS encoding response regulator — protein sequence MPGKKVVIFDDEIDMLTVTETILTSRGFDVITFSSSKDAIKDIKREKPDLILLDINMPHKDGYQVCDEVRCDEEIKHIPIIVFTAQTIEKDLIDKAHAFYGADDYVIKPFEANDLVDKINKNILKHS from the coding sequence ATGCCTGGGAAAAAAGTTGTTATTTTTGATGATGAAATAGACATGTTGACAGTAACGGAAACAATACTGACAAGTCGTGGTTTTGATGTTATAACATTTAGCTCGTCAAAGGATGCGATTAAGGATATTAAGAGAGAAAAGCCAGATTTAATTCTTTTGGATATTAACATGCCTCACAAAGATGGGTATCAGGTGTGTGATGAAGTTAGATGTGACGAAGAAATTAAACATATTCCGATTATTGTTTTTACAGCACAAACGATTGAAAAAGATTTGATTGATAAAGCTCATGCGTTTTATGGGGCCGATGATTATGTGATTAAGCCTTTTGAGGCGAATGATTTAGTTGATAAAATTAATAAAAATATTTTAAAGCATAGTTGA
- a CDS encoding response regulator transcription factor, translated as MHKILIVEDDVDLATVLQMNLVSKGFEVFVAHDAIQGTSLAHNKNPDLIILDINLPAGGGLAILRNVKMSINTKLIPVIILSGTEDEQLIHEVLHGGVEDYIKKPYDLEDLCKRINHILHATE; from the coding sequence ATGCATAAAATTTTGATTGTTGAGGATGATGTTGACCTTGCGACTGTTTTACAGATGAATCTTGTATCAAAAGGATTTGAAGTTTTTGTGGCACATGATGCGATTCAGGGTACAAGTTTAGCGCATAACAAAAATCCTGATTTGATTATTTTAGATATTAATTTGCCTGCGGGTGGAGGATTAGCGATATTAAGAAATGTTAAGATGTCGATCAATACTAAATTGATTCCGGTTATTATTCTTTCAGGCACAGAAGATGAGCAGCTTATTCATGAAGTTTTGCATGGGGGAGTCGAAGATTATATTAAAAAACCTTATGACCTTGAAGATCTGTGCAAGAGAATTAACCATATTTTGCATGCTACCGAATAG